A genomic segment from Chiroxiphia lanceolata isolate bChiLan1 chromosome 27, bChiLan1.pri, whole genome shotgun sequence encodes:
- the RANBP3 gene encoding ran-binding protein 3 isoform X1: protein MADLANEEKPAIAPPVFVFQKDKAQKSPAEQKALSDSGEDPQGEVEPLHHGLGRTEPAGERDSEHPAPPLASVSAALSPAAEAQLAPIQQELAGRSADGSSPEDGDESDREDGSYCPPVKRERTSSLTQFPPQSVTKNNVFMPSSFCEPSTGNSDSEPEEKSSGFRLKPPILIHGQAPSAGLPSQKPKEQQRSVLRPAVLQAPQPKAFSQMVLSSGTNGVNILPDSAATSELPSDATLKSSDSEEKAGECQKKESNSTSDNSCEKAELNAQQAFVFGQNLRDRVKLGDESDESADVQNAGLPTADTPSATNYFLQYISSSVENSTNSADASSNKFVFGQNMSERVLSPPKSNEGSTESNKENAATESGSESSSQEATPEKANNISESLAESAAAYTKATARKCLLAKVEVITGEEAESNVLQIQCKLFVFDKNSQSWVERGRGLLRLNDMASTDDGTLQSRLVMRTQGSLRLILNTKLWAQMQIDKASEKSIRITAMDTEDQGVKVFLISASSKDTGQLFAALHHRILALRSRVEQEQEVKNVAPEPEVTQSNEEDSDDDVIAPSGAVGSGPNDEGDGQNVGST from the exons tccCCTGCAGAGCAAAAAGCTTTGTCGGATTCAGGCGAGGACCCCCAGGGAGAGGTTGAGCCCCTCCACCATGGGCTGGGTCGTACAGAACCAGCTGGTGAGCGCGACTCTGAGCACCCTGCTCCCCCTCTGGCCTCAGTCAGTGCTGCCCTGAGTCCCGCTGCTGAAGCCCAGCTTGCTCCTATTCAACAAGAACTGGCAGGG AGATCAGCAGATGGATCAAGTCCAGAAGATGGAGATG AATCTGATCGAGAGGATGGAAGTTACTGTCCACCTGTAAAACGTGAGAGAACTTCGTCCTTAACTCAGTTCCCTCCTCAGTCAG TAACAAAGAACAATGTCTTTATGCCATCAAGCTTCTGTGAACCCTCTACAGGCAATTCTGACTCAGAACCAG AGGAGAAGAGCAGTGGATTCCGGCTGAAGCCACCAATACTTATCCATGGTCAGGCACCCAGTGCAG GTCTCCCCAGCCAGAAGCCGAAGGAACAGCAGCGCAGTGTGCTCCGTCCAGCAGTGTTACAGGCCCCACAGCCCAAAGCTTTCTCACAAATGG TTCTCAGCAGTGGCACTAATGGTGTAAATATCCTGCCAGATTCTGCAGCCACATCAGAATTACCAAGTGATGCAACACTGAAAAGTTCTGACTCTGAAGAGAAG gCAGGAGAATGTCAGAAAAAGGAGTCCAACAGTACTTCAGATAACAGCTGTGAGAAGGCTGAACTAAATGCACAGCAAGCTTTTGTGTTTGGGCAAAACTTAAGAGACAGAGTTAAG CTGGGAGATGAGAGCGATGAAAGCGCCGACGTGCAGAACGCTGGGCTGCCTACAGCAGATACACCTTCTGCAACCAACTATTTCCTACAGTACATCAGTTCCAG tgtagagAACTCTACAAACAGTGCAGATGCATCGAGCAACAAGTTTGTTTTTGGACAGAACATGAGTGAGCGAGTCCTA AGTCCACCAAAATCAAATGAAGGTAGTACAGAGAGTAATAAGGAGAATGCTGCTACAGAGTCTGGGTCTGAATCGTCTTCTCAGGAGGCCACGCCAGAGAAAG CTAATAATATTTCAGAATCACTGGCAGAGTCTGCAGCAGCCTATACTAAAGCAACAGCAAGGAAGTGTTTGTTAGCGAAGGTAGAAGTGATTACTGGGGAGGAAGCTGAAAGTAACGTCTTACAG ATTCAGTGCAAGCTGTTTGTATTTGATAAAAACTCTCAGTCTTGGGTGGAAAGAGGTCGAGGACTCCTGAGACTCAACGATATGGCCTCAACAGATGATGGAACGTTACAGTCTCGACTGG TGATGAGGACTCAGGGGAGTCTCAGGTTAATCTTAAATACCAAGCTCTGGGCCCAGATGCAGATTGATAAAGCCAGTGAGAAGAGCATCCGGATCACTGCCATGGATACAGAGGACCAGGGAGTTAAAGTTTTTCTTATATCA GCCAGCTCTAAAGACACAGGGCAGTTGTTTGCTGCTTTGCACCATCGCATCTTGGCCTTGAGGAGCAGGGTGGAACAGGAGCAGGAAGTTAAGAATGTAGCACCTGAGCCAGAGGTAACACAGTCAAACGAGGAAGACAGTGATGATGATGTCATTGCACCTTCAGGAGCAGTTGGAAGTG GTCCTAATGATGAAGGTGATGGGCAGAACGTTGGCAGCACATAG
- the RANBP3 gene encoding ran-binding protein 3 isoform X3, protein MADLANEEKPAIAPPVFVFQKDKAQKRSADGSSPEDGDESDREDGSYCPPVKRERTSSLTQFPPQSVTKNNVFMPSSFCEPSTGNSDSEPEEKSSGFRLKPPILIHGQAPSAGLPSQKPKEQQRSVLRPAVLQAPQPKAFSQMVLSSGTNGVNILPDSAATSELPSDATLKSSDSEEKAGECQKKESNSTSDNSCEKAELNAQQAFVFGQNLRDRVKLGDESDESADVQNAGLPTADTPSATNYFLQYISSSVENSTNSADASSNKFVFGQNMSERVLSPPKSNEGSTESNKENAATESGSESSSQEATPEKANNISESLAESAAAYTKATARKCLLAKVEVITGEEAESNVLQIQCKLFVFDKNSQSWVERGRGLLRLNDMASTDDGTLQSRLVMRTQGSLRLILNTKLWAQMQIDKASEKSIRITAMDTEDQGVKVFLISASSKDTGQLFAALHHRILALRSRVEQEQEVKNVAPEPEVTQSNEEDSDDDVIAPSGAVGSGPNDEGDGQNVGST, encoded by the exons AGATCAGCAGATGGATCAAGTCCAGAAGATGGAGATG AATCTGATCGAGAGGATGGAAGTTACTGTCCACCTGTAAAACGTGAGAGAACTTCGTCCTTAACTCAGTTCCCTCCTCAGTCAG TAACAAAGAACAATGTCTTTATGCCATCAAGCTTCTGTGAACCCTCTACAGGCAATTCTGACTCAGAACCAG AGGAGAAGAGCAGTGGATTCCGGCTGAAGCCACCAATACTTATCCATGGTCAGGCACCCAGTGCAG GTCTCCCCAGCCAGAAGCCGAAGGAACAGCAGCGCAGTGTGCTCCGTCCAGCAGTGTTACAGGCCCCACAGCCCAAAGCTTTCTCACAAATGG TTCTCAGCAGTGGCACTAATGGTGTAAATATCCTGCCAGATTCTGCAGCCACATCAGAATTACCAAGTGATGCAACACTGAAAAGTTCTGACTCTGAAGAGAAG gCAGGAGAATGTCAGAAAAAGGAGTCCAACAGTACTTCAGATAACAGCTGTGAGAAGGCTGAACTAAATGCACAGCAAGCTTTTGTGTTTGGGCAAAACTTAAGAGACAGAGTTAAG CTGGGAGATGAGAGCGATGAAAGCGCCGACGTGCAGAACGCTGGGCTGCCTACAGCAGATACACCTTCTGCAACCAACTATTTCCTACAGTACATCAGTTCCAG tgtagagAACTCTACAAACAGTGCAGATGCATCGAGCAACAAGTTTGTTTTTGGACAGAACATGAGTGAGCGAGTCCTA AGTCCACCAAAATCAAATGAAGGTAGTACAGAGAGTAATAAGGAGAATGCTGCTACAGAGTCTGGGTCTGAATCGTCTTCTCAGGAGGCCACGCCAGAGAAAG CTAATAATATTTCAGAATCACTGGCAGAGTCTGCAGCAGCCTATACTAAAGCAACAGCAAGGAAGTGTTTGTTAGCGAAGGTAGAAGTGATTACTGGGGAGGAAGCTGAAAGTAACGTCTTACAG ATTCAGTGCAAGCTGTTTGTATTTGATAAAAACTCTCAGTCTTGGGTGGAAAGAGGTCGAGGACTCCTGAGACTCAACGATATGGCCTCAACAGATGATGGAACGTTACAGTCTCGACTGG TGATGAGGACTCAGGGGAGTCTCAGGTTAATCTTAAATACCAAGCTCTGGGCCCAGATGCAGATTGATAAAGCCAGTGAGAAGAGCATCCGGATCACTGCCATGGATACAGAGGACCAGGGAGTTAAAGTTTTTCTTATATCA GCCAGCTCTAAAGACACAGGGCAGTTGTTTGCTGCTTTGCACCATCGCATCTTGGCCTTGAGGAGCAGGGTGGAACAGGAGCAGGAAGTTAAGAATGTAGCACCTGAGCCAGAGGTAACACAGTCAAACGAGGAAGACAGTGATGATGATGTCATTGCACCTTCAGGAGCAGTTGGAAGTG GTCCTAATGATGAAGGTGATGGGCAGAACGTTGGCAGCACATAG
- the RANBP3 gene encoding ran-binding protein 3 isoform X2 — protein sequence MKRMNVHQSPAEQKALSDSGEDPQGEVEPLHHGLGRTEPAGERDSEHPAPPLASVSAALSPAAEAQLAPIQQELAGRSADGSSPEDGDESDREDGSYCPPVKRERTSSLTQFPPQSVTKNNVFMPSSFCEPSTGNSDSEPEEKSSGFRLKPPILIHGQAPSAGLPSQKPKEQQRSVLRPAVLQAPQPKAFSQMVLSSGTNGVNILPDSAATSELPSDATLKSSDSEEKAGECQKKESNSTSDNSCEKAELNAQQAFVFGQNLRDRVKLGDESDESADVQNAGLPTADTPSATNYFLQYISSSVENSTNSADASSNKFVFGQNMSERVLSPPKSNEGSTESNKENAATESGSESSSQEATPEKANNISESLAESAAAYTKATARKCLLAKVEVITGEEAESNVLQIQCKLFVFDKNSQSWVERGRGLLRLNDMASTDDGTLQSRLVMRTQGSLRLILNTKLWAQMQIDKASEKSIRITAMDTEDQGVKVFLISASSKDTGQLFAALHHRILALRSRVEQEQEVKNVAPEPEVTQSNEEDSDDDVIAPSGAVGSGPNDEGDGQNVGST from the exons tccCCTGCAGAGCAAAAAGCTTTGTCGGATTCAGGCGAGGACCCCCAGGGAGAGGTTGAGCCCCTCCACCATGGGCTGGGTCGTACAGAACCAGCTGGTGAGCGCGACTCTGAGCACCCTGCTCCCCCTCTGGCCTCAGTCAGTGCTGCCCTGAGTCCCGCTGCTGAAGCCCAGCTTGCTCCTATTCAACAAGAACTGGCAGGG AGATCAGCAGATGGATCAAGTCCAGAAGATGGAGATG AATCTGATCGAGAGGATGGAAGTTACTGTCCACCTGTAAAACGTGAGAGAACTTCGTCCTTAACTCAGTTCCCTCCTCAGTCAG TAACAAAGAACAATGTCTTTATGCCATCAAGCTTCTGTGAACCCTCTACAGGCAATTCTGACTCAGAACCAG AGGAGAAGAGCAGTGGATTCCGGCTGAAGCCACCAATACTTATCCATGGTCAGGCACCCAGTGCAG GTCTCCCCAGCCAGAAGCCGAAGGAACAGCAGCGCAGTGTGCTCCGTCCAGCAGTGTTACAGGCCCCACAGCCCAAAGCTTTCTCACAAATGG TTCTCAGCAGTGGCACTAATGGTGTAAATATCCTGCCAGATTCTGCAGCCACATCAGAATTACCAAGTGATGCAACACTGAAAAGTTCTGACTCTGAAGAGAAG gCAGGAGAATGTCAGAAAAAGGAGTCCAACAGTACTTCAGATAACAGCTGTGAGAAGGCTGAACTAAATGCACAGCAAGCTTTTGTGTTTGGGCAAAACTTAAGAGACAGAGTTAAG CTGGGAGATGAGAGCGATGAAAGCGCCGACGTGCAGAACGCTGGGCTGCCTACAGCAGATACACCTTCTGCAACCAACTATTTCCTACAGTACATCAGTTCCAG tgtagagAACTCTACAAACAGTGCAGATGCATCGAGCAACAAGTTTGTTTTTGGACAGAACATGAGTGAGCGAGTCCTA AGTCCACCAAAATCAAATGAAGGTAGTACAGAGAGTAATAAGGAGAATGCTGCTACAGAGTCTGGGTCTGAATCGTCTTCTCAGGAGGCCACGCCAGAGAAAG CTAATAATATTTCAGAATCACTGGCAGAGTCTGCAGCAGCCTATACTAAAGCAACAGCAAGGAAGTGTTTGTTAGCGAAGGTAGAAGTGATTACTGGGGAGGAAGCTGAAAGTAACGTCTTACAG ATTCAGTGCAAGCTGTTTGTATTTGATAAAAACTCTCAGTCTTGGGTGGAAAGAGGTCGAGGACTCCTGAGACTCAACGATATGGCCTCAACAGATGATGGAACGTTACAGTCTCGACTGG TGATGAGGACTCAGGGGAGTCTCAGGTTAATCTTAAATACCAAGCTCTGGGCCCAGATGCAGATTGATAAAGCCAGTGAGAAGAGCATCCGGATCACTGCCATGGATACAGAGGACCAGGGAGTTAAAGTTTTTCTTATATCA GCCAGCTCTAAAGACACAGGGCAGTTGTTTGCTGCTTTGCACCATCGCATCTTGGCCTTGAGGAGCAGGGTGGAACAGGAGCAGGAAGTTAAGAATGTAGCACCTGAGCCAGAGGTAACACAGTCAAACGAGGAAGACAGTGATGATGATGTCATTGCACCTTCAGGAGCAGTTGGAAGTG GTCCTAATGATGAAGGTGATGGGCAGAACGTTGGCAGCACATAG